The genomic interval TGACAACACCTATGAAAAGCTGTTTGAATATGTGAAATTAAACAATCTGCGCCTAATCGGAGATGTCTATGAGAAGTACATTATCAACAATCTTACCACTGAGGATGAAAAAAGTTATATTACAGAGATTACCGTCGCCATTGGCAACTATGACTGTGAGATAGACTCGGGTGACAATACAAGATAAATTGGTTAAGATTTAGCTCAATCTAAATGAATAGCAAAAGTGTAACATATGGATATAAATCCTTTTGATTCAATACAGGCAGTTTGTCTGTTTATTTTTTCATTATTGTAATAAAAATAAGTGTGAATAACTAAATCTTTAATGGGAGTGTCAAGAATTTTGTGTAACAAGATTAAAAGTGTTGTTCATATTTTTGAAAAATCGGCTGAATCCTAGTATCAATTGAAAGTTGGTTTCGAACCATAGACCAATTGAGAACTGGGCGATCATGCCATTTTTTATAAAGTTCTGTAACTCGTAAATACAATACTTTCANNNNNNNNNNNNNNNNNNNNNNNNNNNNNNNNNNNNNNNNNNNNNNNNNNNNNNNNNNNNNNNNNNNNNNNNNNNNNNNNNNNNNNNNNNNNGGGAGTGTCAAGAATTTTGTGTAACAAGATTAAAAGTGTTGTTCATATTTTTGAAAAATCGGCTGAATCCTAGTATCAATTGAAAGTTGGTTTCGAACCATAGACCAATTGAGAACTGGGCGATCATGCCATTTTTTATAAAGTTCTGTAACTCGTAAATACAATACTTTCANAAAACTTTTTGCTCAATGTCAGATACATTGGTTTTATGTTTGGGTATAATTTGTGGCTTAAAAGTCGCTTGACGATCACGCGGAACATCAATTGGAATAGAACCCAAAGAACTTTTAAGAGTTTTTTGTGAATACCCATTACGACGATTTGAGGATTCTTTTTCACCACGATCATTACTTGAATAACCAAGATGGTGATCTAATTCACCTTTTAGCATTGCTTGGAACATCGGTCCGAAAATATCTTTTAAGGCATTTTGCATATCTTCGACAGATTTTGGTTGATATTTTGCAATAATTTCTTGGGCAAGCTGTTCTTGTTCAGAGTTTTTTCTAGCCATTTTTTCGTCCTTTTCGTGTTTAATATTTTTTATTATCCAATATTAAAATAATCTGTGCAAGTTTTATACTTACACAGATTATTTTACACTCCCTCTTTAATTTAGTTATTCACACTTTTATCGTTTTATAAGGGAGCTCATTTGCTTCTAATTTCCTATTATATTTAGTTTACTTACAGATTTCCTTATCCATTCTAACCATGTCGTTACAACTTCTATACCCTTTTCTTTGATAGAAAGTCTCTGTTTGCTGGGTTCTTGAAGTGATTAGATAGATTTCGTCAATGCCTCTTTCCAATAAACGTTTTTCAAATTCCTTTAAAAGAGTAGATCCAATACCGGTTCCACGCATTTTAGAGCAAACACAGAATTCTTTAATATTGAATTGCATGCAGTCATAAAACACTTCATGATTTCCTAAAATCATACCACAAACTTTATTGTTTTCATAAGACACTAAACCATAAAAACCATCACAATGCACCATTTGTAATAATCGCTTGGTCACCGTTTCTACTGTCCATCTATCGTTCCATGGGGGAGCATTGAATGCGTCAACATACAGTTTTGCAAGTTGTGGAATATGTTGTTCATTCATAACTTCATAGATCAAGTTACTGTACCTCCACATCGTATCATTATAGAATAAAAAGTAACGTACTTATTATAATAAAATAATCCTAAAATAACCAGCGCATTGTTTTGATCATTGACTTACAGTTGACGCATATTATATAATGTAGTTGTCGTAACAACTAAAATGCAGGTGGAATAAATGAATTTTAAATTAGATGATTCATTAGGATTTATTTTAAATAAGGTCAATACGAAGCTTAAAAATGAATTATTGCAACGATTGAAAGACCATGATATTACCCCAGAGCAATGGGCTATACTCAGCTGCTTATGGGAACGAGAGGGAGTCACCCCTAAAGATCTGGCGGATATGACCTTTAAGGATAAACCCAATACGAATCGTATTCTTGAAAAGTTAGCAATAAAAGGTTTAGTTGTTCGAAAAACGCATCCAGTAGATAAGCGCGCATTTCAAATATACTTAACCGATAGTGGACGAACATTGCGGGAACAATTAATTCCAAAGGTCACGAATTTATTAGATAAAGCGACCATAGGACTGGAAAAGCAAAAAGTGTTAGAATTGAAAAAAATGTTAAATCAGATATACGAAAATATTAGATGATTTTTTATTGTTTTAGTTGTCGTGACAACTAAAACAAATGGCTAGTATTAAATTTGGTATCTTTGTAATTTCTTACGATACTTTCTTTAAGGTTTAAGGACTTTCATGAATTATGTAAAAGGGGGAATGTTATAAAATCTGAGACTGTATAGAAATAATTCAAATAAGTTATATTTTCGAAGTCATTATGAAATAAGAAAAGTGAGGTAGCGTATATGGAAAGCTGTTTGGTCAAAGAATTGAATTTACGATATCAACCTGTGGCGGTTTTTCTTAGTAATGAAAAACCTGAAGGGGCACTCCAAAGTAAAGCCGGTCATTGGAGTTGTACAATCCCATTATTTCTGGCGGCAGCAAAAGGTAAAACGGCGGTTTTTGAACGTAATACCACGGAATGTCATGGCGGTAAAGCAGGAATGGGATTTGGACAATTCCCTAACTATCCAGGGGGGATCGAGTACTTTTTGTCAACTGGGAAAAGTGGTGTATTTGAAGGAGAAGGCTATAAAAAAGATCCAGAGCTAGGAAAAGAATAT from Massilibacillus massiliensis carries:
- a CDS encoding GNAT family N-acetyltransferase; translation: MIYEVMNEQHIPQLAKLYVDAFNAPPWNDRWTVETVTKRLLQMVHCDGFYGLVSYENNKVCGMILGNHEVFYDCMQFNIKEFCVCSKMRGTGIGSTLLKEFEKRLLERGIDEIYLITSRTQQTETFYQRKGYRSCNDMVRMDKEICK
- a CDS encoding MarR family winged helix-turn-helix transcriptional regulator is translated as MNFKLDDSLGFILNKVNTKLKNELLQRLKDHDITPEQWAILSCLWEREGVTPKDLADMTFKDKPNTNRILEKLAIKGLVVRKTHPVDKRAFQIYLTDSGRTLREQLIPKVTNLLDKATIGLEKQKVLELKKMLNQIYENIR